The Mycoplasmopsis gallinacea genome includes a window with the following:
- a CDS encoding IS1634 family transposase, whose product MCMQAKTKEKRTWILCVSKQKAGTYIQVGCRKIKGTGYETRFGVGYEHDFEKYQKNSIEKIKMLVKDIPLTTPKEEIIEIINQKFKENKNDLVEYRKRFKGYELVSSLVDHFDIFKDCHKTKSVSLKEVVMQQIYQRLKEPLSILGTFNSLKKEQEFVYSKNSFYRSLDYIAENRGQILQNVNSVLVNEHKKDVEIIWYDSTTTYFETFSREGYKKPGYSKDGKFKEDQIVIGLATDSNGIPLHYKVFPGNTTDANTFIPFVLEIQKIYKIKQITIIADKGMSLNKNIRFLESKGLKFIISYRMKTGTKDFKEFVLNQEGYIHSKTGLVHKSEEFLSQYRNGRINGKIRKRIITFSKKRARKDAEDRQILINNFLKKAKNGKVSYEDIAGGKKYRFFKAVDKSGYYELDNEKILQDEKFDGYYVYETNRHDLTPDQIVDLYAKQWKVEENFRSLKSRLVLRPMYLSSWKHITGYICLCFLSLVLMKFLVFKINDLIGLSQKDKFTEHRLNKMINDIIEVEEKFNNKTVKIFDIKDKSLEDSWNDYLLIQKVLEMIKK is encoded by the coding sequence ATGTGCATGCAAGCAAAAACAAAAGAAAAAAGAACATGAATATTGTGTGTTTCTAAACAAAAAGCAGGTACATATATACAGGTCGGGTGCAGAAAAATAAAAGGCACAGGATATGAAACGAGATTTGGGGTTGGATATGAACATGACTTTGAGAAGTATCAAAAAAATTCAATTGAAAAAATCAAAATGCTTGTTAAAGACATACCTTTAACAACTCCCAAAGAAGAAATTATTGAAATTATTAATCAAAAGTTTAAAGAAAACAAAAATGATCTTGTTGAATATAGAAAAAGATTTAAGGGATATGAACTTGTTTCTTCGTTGGTTGATCATTTTGACATTTTTAAAGACTGTCATAAAACAAAATCAGTAAGTTTAAAAGAAGTTGTGATGCAACAAATTTATCAAAGATTAAAAGAGCCATTAAGTATTTTAGGCACTTTCAATAGTCTAAAAAAAGAACAAGAATTTGTTTATTCTAAAAATTCTTTTTACAGATCGTTAGATTACATCGCTGAAAATAGGGGGCAAATTTTACAAAATGTAAATTCAGTTCTTGTAAATGAACACAAAAAAGATGTAGAAATCATATGATATGATTCCACCACTACTTATTTTGAAACTTTTAGTAGAGAAGGGTACAAAAAACCTGGTTATTCAAAGGACGGTAAGTTTAAAGAAGATCAAATTGTTATTGGGCTAGCAACTGATTCAAACGGAATTCCACTACATTACAAAGTCTTTCCTGGAAATACAACAGATGCAAACACATTCATCCCTTTTGTCTTGGAAATTCAAAAAATATATAAGATAAAACAAATTACAATTATCGCTGATAAAGGTATGTCTTTAAACAAAAACATCAGATTTTTAGAGTCCAAAGGTTTAAAATTCATTATTTCTTACCGGATGAAAACAGGAACAAAAGACTTTAAAGAATTTGTTTTAAACCAAGAAGGTTATATTCATTCTAAAACCGGTTTAGTGCATAAATCAGAAGAATTTCTTTCTCAATATAGAAACGGTAGAATCAATGGAAAAATAAGAAAAAGAATCATTACTTTTAGTAAGAAGAGAGCAAGAAAAGATGCAGAAGATAGACAAATTTTAATCAATAACTTCCTCAAGAAAGCTAAAAACGGAAAAGTTTCTTATGAAGATATTGCAGGCGGGAAGAAATATAGATTCTTTAAAGCTGTTGACAAATCTGGTTATTATGAACTTGATAACGAAAAGATTTTGCAAGATGAAAAATTCGATGGATATTATGTTTACGAGACAAATAGACATGATTTAACTCCTGATCAAATTGTAGATTTATATGCAAAACAATGAAAAGTTGAAGAGAATTTTAGAAGCTTAAAGAGTAGATTAGTTCTTAGACCCATGTATTTATCAAGTTGGAAACACATTACTGGTTATATCTGTCTTTGCTTTTTAAGTTTAGTTTTAATGAAATTCTTAGTTTTCAAAATTAATGATTTAATAGGTTTATCTCAAAAAGATAAATTTACAGAACATAGATTAAACAAAATGATTAATGACATTATAGAAGTTGAAGAAAAATTCAACAATAAAACAGTCAAAATTTTCGATATTAAAGATAAAAGTTTGGAAGATAGTTGAAATGACTATCTATTAATTCAAAAAGTTTTAGAAATGATTAAAAAGTAA